GCCAGATGACCGATACCTACGGCAAGGCGTCCGTGCAAACGCATGGGTGCTGCTGAATCAGGTTCCGCTGGGCTACGAGATATGGCGTCAATTGAATGGATTTCCTCCGGTCGTTTCCGACCAGGAGCCAATCCAGTCCAAAGACAGCAGTTCGAAGGGAAAGGGCGGCAAGGTCATCTTGCCCAAGCCTTAAACTTTGCTCGCTGCGCCGGTTCAAGACGGAGGTTCTGGACCGCCGTGCTGAGCGTTGCCGTGTTGACGCTGATGACGCCCGCAATCGTGCGGGCTCAAACGCCATTGTCACAACCAGTCGTGACAAACGGGCAACAGGCCACGGCATCCAATTCGGCCATGATCGAATCGGATTCGATGAGCTTCGCCGAATTTTTGAGCGTCGCTCAGGCACAAGTCGAAACCGTCCCTGCGCCTGAATCGGCGGAGGACGCGGGGGCTGACTCGGAACTTGGCGCGAATACCAACCTGGAGCTCAGTGCGGATTCATCGCTAAACGCTGACAACGGTCCGCGGGCGGATGATTCCGAGGACACGCTGATCCTGGCCGATGTGATCGCCAGCGTGTATCGATCCTACCCGGAGATTTTGCGAGCTCGGCAGCAAGCGGGTTTGACCAGCGGCGAATTGTTGTCCGCTCGAGGTGCCTACGACACGAAGTTCAGTGCGTTTTCGCTTTCCGAGCCGACGGGTTATTACGAGAACTATCGCAACGGTTTGAAGCTTGCCCGCCAAACGTGGTGGGGCGGATACGTCGAGGCCGGATATCGCATCGGGCGAGGCTTCTATCAGCCTTGGTACAAAGAACGCCAAACGGATGATGCGGGTGAGTTCAAAGTCGCAATGATTCAGCCGCTGTTGCAAGGTCGTGCGATCGACCCGCAACGTGTCGCGGTGTTCCAAGCCAGTCTGGCTCGGCAGGCCGTTGGACCTTCGATTCAAAAGGCTCTGTTGGAAGTGTCGTACGACGCCGCGACCAATTATTGGCAATGGGTTGCCGCCGGAGCGATGTTGAAAGCCCAACGTGAATTGCTGGACTTGGCGGAAACACGGGGCGAACAGTTCGAGGTGGGCGTCGAGGCCGGCAAGTTCGCCGAGATCGACTTGATCTTGAATCAGCAATTGATCGCGGAACGTTCTGCCAAAGTACTGGAAACCGAACGCAAGTACCGGGAGACGAGCTTCAAACTGGGGCTGTTCCTACGCGACGCCAATGGACGGCCAATCATTCCCGGTGATGAATGGGTGCCGGAACGTTTTCCCGCGGTCCTGCCGCCGCCACAGAATGATTTCGAAGCGGATCTGTCTGCGGCATTGGCTCGCCGGCCAGAACCTCAAATCCTGCAACTTGAAATTCGCGGCATCCAGTTGGATCGGCAACTGGCGTGCAATGAAATGTTGCCACGATTGG
This genomic stretch from Rhodopirellula halodulae harbors:
- a CDS encoding TolC family protein; its protein translation is MLSVAVLTLMTPAIVRAQTPLSQPVVTNGQQATASNSAMIESDSMSFAEFLSVAQAQVETVPAPESAEDAGADSELGANTNLELSADSSLNADNGPRADDSEDTLILADVIASVYRSYPEILRARQQAGLTSGELLSARGAYDTKFSAFSLSEPTGYYENYRNGLKLARQTWWGGYVEAGYRIGRGFYQPWYKERQTDDAGEFKVAMIQPLLQGRAIDPQRVAVFQASLARQAVGPSIQKALLEVSYDAATNYWQWVAAGAMLKAQRELLDLAETRGEQFEVGVEAGKFAEIDLILNQQLIAERSAKVLETERKYRETSFKLGLFLRDANGRPIIPGDEWVPERFPAVLPPPQNDFEADLSAALARRPEPQILQLEIRGIQLDRQLACNEMLPRLDFVAEASQDMGEPSTKSDDKGEFELVIGITSEVPIQRRKARGKIQSTTAKIAQTNQKLRLVRDKIGVELRTAYNALMLSGQIVEQTEASLRAAIDTLERYRFAFDRGKIDLIYLNLLETKANETEIKLIEAQQNWFAALAEMQVALGLDPLEQAMSVSSLPASQLPTSLDPGKLRDRDPKVLEQDWELRNQPNGANGR